In Mesorhizobium sp. M9A.F.Ca.ET.002.03.1.2, the DNA window TGGCGCAGGATTTCCGCATAGGGGCGCGGGTCGGCAACCTCGTCGGCGGCGGCCCCGGCAAAGTGGTCGGCGGTGACGTTGCGGATGCAGTTGCCGCTGGTCTGGATGGCGTGCATCTCGACACTCGCCAGATCGGCCAGGATCGCCGGAATGTCCGACAGCGCCGGCCAGTTGAACTGGATGTTCTGGCGCGTCGTGAAATGGCCGTAGCCCTTGTCGTATTTGCGGGCGATGTGGCCGAGCATGCGCAACTGCTTGCTGTTCAGCGTGCCGTAAGGCACCGCGATGCGCAGCATATAGGCGTGGAGCTGCAGGTAGACGCCGTTCATCAGCCTCAGCGGCCGGAACTGATCCTCGGTGATCTCGCCCGCAAGCCGCCGCGCGACCTGGTCGCTGAACTCGGCGACGCGGGCCTGGACAAAATCGTGATCGAACTCATCGTAACGGTACATGTCTGGTCTTTCCGGGCGCGTCCGCCCGCTTAAATCAATGTCGCGATCTACGCCGCCCGGGCAGCTTGCGGGCGGGCCTGCTTGCCCAGATCGTTGCGGTTGGTCGGGCCGGCGGCGCGGATTTTTTCACGCAGACGAACCGGCACGACCACGCCATTGGCGACGGTCACGTCGATCAGGTTGAGGTCGACCACTTCATTGTTGGCAAGAGCCGTGGCGCCGATCGCCTCCAGCCGGTCTTCGGCCGCCTTGTCGTCGGCGAGATCGGCATTGTCGATGGTCTCGGCCCAGCCGCCATTGGCGTACCAGACTGCTTCGCCATCGGCGAGGCGGTTTGCGGTCAGAACTTTCATCGTTTGGCTCCTTCGGCGGCTGTTTGGGCCGCGCCTTCATGCCTGTGTGCCGCGAGCGGCTCGGAACGTTCAAAGTTGGCGCCGGCGACTGCATCGCCGATGATCGTCATGACCGGGCCGGCAAGATCGGCGCGAACCTCCAGCGACGGCAGGTCGGCGAGCGTGCCATGGAAACGGCGGCGGTTGGCAAGGCTGGCATTCTCGACCACGGCGACCGCCGTATCCGGCGACAGGCCCGCCTCGATCAGCCGGCCGGCAACCTCGGCCGCGACCGAGCGGCCCATATAGACGGCGACCGTGGCGCCGGAAATGGCGAGCTTGGCCCAGTCGGGCAGCGAATTTCCCTTGAGGTCGTGCCCGGTGGTGAACACCATCGACGACGACACGCCGCGCAGCGTCAGCGGCAGCTCGAAATCGGCGGCGGCGGCGAAGGCCGCGGTGACGCCCGGAACCACCTCATAAGCGATGCCGGCATCGCGAAGTGCCGCCATTTCCTCGCCCGCGCGCCCGAACACCAGCGGATCGCCGGATTTCAGCCGCACGACGCGCTTGCCGTCGCGGCCGAGTTCGATCAGCAGCGCGTTAATCTCGGCCTGGCTCTTGGTGTGGCAGCCCTTTCGCTTACCCACCGGCAGGCGCTCGGCGTCGCGGCGGCCCATGGCGACGATCGCCTCCGGCACCAGCGCGTCATGGACGATGACATCGGCTTCCATCAGCAGGCGGTGGGCGCGCAACGTCAGCAAGTCCTCGGCGCCCGGGCCTGCCCCCACCAGGGCAATGTGGCCCGACGACGGTGCATTCGAGAGCAACAGGTCGACGGCGGCATCATGCGCCTGCGAAAACTGGCCGGCCTCCATGGCGCGGGCCGGTGCGCCGCCGAAGAAGTCGCTCCAGAAGCGTCGCCGGGCATTGCCTTTCGGCAGCAATCTCTCGGCGGCACCGCGCAACGAGGCAGCAAGCGAAGCAAGCGGCCCAAGCGACGGCGACAGCATGCGGTCGATCCTGCTGCGCAGCATCTGGGCAAGCACCGGGCCGGCCCCTTCCGTGCCAACGG includes these proteins:
- the cysG gene encoding siroheme synthase CysG codes for the protein MPQATSKLNAFPVFMRVEGEAVAIVGGGQEALAKARLIGQSTAVLRIIADAAEAELLAFIAANGAAHIAAAYDAAQIDGAVMVFAASADEALDRRVAEDARRLGIPVNAVDRPDLCDFFTPALVNRAPVAIAVGTEGAGPVLAQMLRSRIDRMLSPSLGPLASLAASLRGAAERLLPKGNARRRFWSDFFGGAPARAMEAGQFSQAHDAAVDLLLSNAPSSGHIALVGAGPGAEDLLTLRAHRLLMEADVIVHDALVPEAIVAMGRRDAERLPVGKRKGCHTKSQAEINALLIELGRDGKRVVRLKSGDPLVFGRAGEEMAALRDAGIAYEVVPGVTAAFAAAADFELPLTLRGVSSSMVFTTGHDLKGNSLPDWAKLAISGATVAVYMGRSVAAEVAGRLIEAGLSPDTAVAVVENASLANRRRFHGTLADLPSLEVRADLAGPVMTIIGDAVAGANFERSEPLAAHRHEGAAQTAAEGAKR
- a CDS encoding DUF2849 domain-containing protein gives rise to the protein MKVLTANRLADGEAVWYANGGWAETIDNADLADDKAAEDRLEAIGATALANNEVVDLNLIDVTVANGVVVPVRLREKIRAAGPTNRNDLGKQARPQAARAA